The following proteins come from a genomic window of Anopheles ziemanni chromosome 3, idAnoZiCoDA_A2_x.2, whole genome shotgun sequence:
- the LOC131288200 gene encoding serine/threonine-protein kinase meng-po, with protein sequence MASTKKSSGNIHKIREFELDKVVLSDEFDILQIVGEGWFGKILLVEHRATDTEMVLKLLPKPFVSLTDFYKEFHFSLLLGQHKNIVTTYDVAFETAGFYVFTQEYAPLGDLTSNVSDSGIGELHTKRVARQLASAIDYIHQKELIHRDIKLDNVLVFRSDFARIKLCDFGESRKLGEEVLRRNEWLPYSPPEVLLVKTDDKYKTDTAHDVWQFGIVCFVCLTGCLPWQKASADDPRFNRYQQWHQATLTFPMKRCPKLFKLLSARACKLFKKFLDPRSERRLKTLSDLQKYLDDRWLAKSAEKEMAENEPDELCPSMYSFHSSVEEKNKLLGTLAQCGIETTVDRAAKKNRIRDWIQSSVIAEEEEEDDSGTATPTSNVSRTAVPGHVSSVAALERAEKKINSTVKEASQKHIDPRTGNIQIGPSEMGSVNAKDGNNNSTPNINGHPASSTNTGKHSLLRATQGLVKVAFNSAAAVTVPEVTRNGSFGKRGTVKDSGYGSSNGGTKTATPSSRKIARSPTLPKRSTFIRSESNPYEEPESADDRDSQSLEFDELETDRGSNGFLNTPVEKRVQEKKPESAYDKIFFRRK encoded by the exons ATGGCGTCGACTAAAAAATCTAGCGGAAACATTCACAAAATCCGTGAGTTTGAGCTGGATAAGGTGGTCCTCTCGGATGAGTTCGATATTTTACAGATAGTGGGCGAAGGATGGTTCGGAAAAATACTCCTCGTCGAGCATCGGGCCACCGATACGGAGATGGTTTTGAAGCTCCTTCCGAAGCCATTCGTATCGCTGACGGACTTCTACAAGGAGTTTCATTTTAGTCTCTTATTGGGACAGCACAAGAATATCGTTACCACGTACGATGTAGCCTTTGAAACGGCAGGGTTCTATGTTTTCACCCAGGAATATGCACCGCTAG GAGACCTGACCTCAAATGTCTCCGACAGTGGAATTGGAGAACTGCACACAAAACGTGTAGCTCGGCAGCTGGCTTCTGCTATTGATTATATTCACCAAAA AGAACTCATTCACAGGGATATCAAATTAGACAACGTGTTAGTGTTTCGGTCGGATTTCGCACGAATAAAGCTATGTGACTTCGGTGAATCGCGCAAGCTAGGTGAAGAGGTACTGAGGCGCAACGAATGGCTACCGTACAGTCCTCCAGAAGTGTTACTTGTCAAAACGGATGACAAATACAA GACTGATACGGCCCACGATGTGTGGCAGTTTGGCATCGTTTGCTTTGTGTGTCTCACTGGATGCCTACCCTGGCAGAAAGCATCCGCAGATGATCCCCGTTTCAACCGGTACCAACAGTGGCACCAGGCAACGCTTACCTTTCCGATGAAACGATGCCCGAAGCTGTTCAAGCTGCTATCCGCACGGGCGTGCAAGCTGTTCAAGAAGTTTCTCGACCCCCGCTCCGAACGGCGCCTGAAGACACTGAGCGATCTGCAAAAGTACCTGGACGATCGGTGGCTGGCCAAATCTGCCGAGAAAGAGATGGCCGAAAATGAACCGGACGAGCTGTGTCCCTCGATGTACTCCTTCCACAGCAGTGTCGAAGAGAAGAATAAGCTGCTCGGTACGTTGGCCCAGTGTGGCATCGAGACTACGGTTGACCGGGCAGCAAAGAAGAATCGCATCCGAGATTGGATTCAGTCGTCGGTGATTgctgaagaggaggaggaggacgattCCGGAACCGCAACACCCACCTCAAACGTATCGCGAACGGCCGTACCAGGCCACGTGTCGTCGGTAGCGGCTTTAGAGCGAGCGGAGAAAAAGATCAACTCCACCGTCAAGGAAGCGTCACAGAAGCATATTGATCCACGCACAGGAAACATTCAAATCGGTCCGAGCGAGATGGGATCGGTGAACGCGAAAGACGGCAATAACAACAGCACGCCGAACATCAATGGACATCCGGCATCCTCGACCAACACCGGAAAGCATAGTCTCCTCAGGGCCACGCAAGGGCTTGTGAAGGTGGCATTTAACTCGGCGGCTGCTGTCACGGTGCCAGAAGTCACCCGAAACGGGTCGTTCGGCAAGCGCGGAACTGTGAAGGATAGTGGGTACGGTAGTTCAAACGGTGGCACAAAGACCGCCACACCGAGCAGCAGGAAAATCGCGCGATCCCCAACACTACCGAAACGGTCCACCTTCATTCGATCGGAGAGCAATCCCTACGAGGAACCGGAATCGGCTGACGATCGTGATAGTCAGAGCTTGGAGTTCGACGAGCTGGAAACCGATAGGGGATCAAACGGCTTCCTTAATACGCCAGTGGAAAAGCGAGTACAGGAGAAAAAACCAGAGAGTGCCTACGATAAGATCTTCTTCCGAAGAAAGTGA
- the LOC131285108 gene encoding aquaporin AQPAn.G-like, whose translation MFINQPVKTTINLGCSIAANVVKVKPSVVWKAVIIFLAEFFGTAVLLFGGCMAGLDGFDNITTNVSRGLTFGMIVMMVFITFSATSGAIINPVVSLAAYIYGTLSFPLTVLYIVAQFGGALCGYGLLRAVTPWKYYQRALEYGEGHCVTAPHESISTGEALAVEILLTGILVWTNCGIWDPRNKRDTDSVPIKFALLIAGLSIAGGPITGASMNPARSLAPAVWNCNYDGLWIYFAGPTIGAILMASIYRYIFWQEHNEPNMMSPCHCHSSNHETSNPKSLP comes from the exons ATGTTTATCAATCAACCCGTAAAAACAACCATCAATCTTGGATGCTCGATAGCGGCAAATGTAGTGAAGG TTAAACCCAGTGTGGTTTGGAAAGCGGTGATTATATTTTTGGCCGAATTCTTCGGCACAGCAGTGCTGCTGTTTGGCGGATGCATGGCCGGATTGGACGGATTCGATAACATCACCACTAATGTCAGCCGAGGACTGACCTTTGGGATGATCGTCATGATGGTGTTTATAACATTCAGTGCCACCTCGGGAGCGATCATCAATCCTGTCGTGTCGCTGGCGGCCTACATCTATGGGACCCTCTCGTTTCCG CTGACAGTTCTGTACATAGTCGCTCAGTTCGGAGGAGCTCTCTGTGGCTACGGTCTTCTGCGTGCCGTCACACCGTGGAAATACTATCAGCGGGCCCTAGAATACGGGGAAGGCCACTGCGTTACTGCCCCGCACGAAAGCATCTCGACAGGTGAAGCACTTGCCGTCGAGATACTATTAACTGGCATACTGGTGTGGACCAACTGTGGTATATGGGATCCACGGAACAAGCGGGATACTGACTCCGTGCCGATCAAGTTTGCCTTACTTATTGCGGGACTTTCCATCGCCGGAGGTCCAATAACCGGAGCAAGTATGAACCCGGCCCGCTCTTTGGCGCCTGCCGTTTGGAATTGTAACTACGATGGACTGTGG ATCTACTTTGCTGGACCGACGATCGGCGCGATTTTGATGGCGTCTATTTATCGGTACATTTTTTGGCAGGAGCACAACGAACCAAACATGATGTCACCGTGCCATTGTCACAGCTCAAATCACGAAACTAGCAATCCGAAAAGTCTACCCTAG
- the LOC131285109 gene encoding aquaporin-like: protein MAHNGLPKEQQQQTNGGESSSNGMSHSGKPVQKGWQFDALWHAKITNNPTYDAFAKFLGEFFGTATLMFLGCMGCLDAFDNVTSNFSRGLIFGFTVMVVIITFGVVSGAHINPVVSIAAYIYGDLSFVMVLLYFVAQFTGALCGYGLLMGVAPQVYFDEALVDGHGTCVTAPHASLTVGSALAIEFIVTGILIWACCGVWDPRNAQHQDSSPLKFALLVASISVAAGPATGASMNPARTLAPCVWNNSYHEIWIYFVGPPLAGVIMPIVYKFVFRKEVQNPRIPEPEPQREQVCVCIVHNKESPFDKV, encoded by the exons ATGGCCCATAACGGATTACCaaaggagcagcagcaacaaacaaatggtGGAGAAAGCTCGTCTAATGGAATGTCACACTCTGGAAAACCGGTCCAGAAAGGATGGCAATTTGACGCTTTGTGGCACGCGAAAA TAACAAACAACCCCACTTATGATGCTTTTGCTAAATTTTTGGGAGAGTTTTTTGGCACCGCAACTCTTATGTTTCTTGGCTGCATGGGCTGTTTGGACGCATTTGACAACGTAACATCCAACTTCTCTCGCGGCCTCATCTTTGGCTTCACCGTGATGGTCGTAATCATAACATTTGGAGTTGTTTCCGGAGCTCACATCAACCCGGTAGTATCGATCGCCGCATACATTTACGGAGATCTATCATTCGTG ATGGTTTTGCTGTACTTTGTGGCCCAGTTCACCGGTGCATTGTGTGGCTATGGACTACTTATGGGTGTAGCTCCTCAAGTATACTTCGACGAAGCCCTTGTCGATGGTCACGGAACCTGCGTCACGGCCCCTCACGCCAGCCTTACGGTCGGAAGTGCGTTGGCGATCGAGTTTATTGTGACTGGGATTCTGATATGGGCCTGCTGTGGTGTCTGGGATCCCCGTAACGCTCAGCACCAGGATTCTTCTCCACTCAAGTTCGCCCTGCTAGTGGCGTCGATTTCTGTTGCTGCCGGACCAGCCACAGGAGCCAGCATGAATCCTGCGAGGACACTAGCGCCGTGCGTCTGGAACAATAGCTATCATGAAATATGG ATTTACTTTGTTGGTCCTCCATTGGCGGGTGTTATCATGCCCATTGTCTATAAGTTTGTATTCCGTAAGGAAGTACAGAACCCACGCATACCAGAACCAGAACCTCAGCGGGAACAAGTCTGCGTTTGCATTGTCCACAACAAAGAATCGCCTTTCGATAAAGTTTAA
- the LOC131285106 gene encoding aquaporin AQPAn.G-like gives MVKKKYTSVVWKAVIIFLAEFFGTAVLLFGGCMAGLDGFDNITTNVSRGLTFGMIVMMVFITFSATSGAIINPVVSLAAYIYGTLSFPLTVLYIVAQFGGALCGYGLLRAVTPWKYYQRALEYGEGHCVTAPHESISTGEALAVEILLTGILVWTNCGIWDPRNKRDTDSVPIKFALLIAGLSIAGGPITGASMNPARSLAPAVWNCNYDGLWIYFAGPTIGAVLMASIYRYIFWQEHNEPNMMSPCHCHSSNHETSNPKSLP, from the exons atgGTCAAGAAGAAGTATACCAG TGTGGTTTGGAAAGCGGTGATTATATTTTTGGCCGAATTCTTCGGCACAGCAGTGCTACTGTTCGGCGGATGCATGGCCGGACTGGACGGATTCGACAACATCACCACTAATGTCAGCCGAGGACTGACCTTTGGGATGATCGTCATGATGGTGTTTATAACATTCAGTGCCACCTCGGGAGCGATCATCAATCCTGTCGTGTCGCTGGCGGCCTACATCTATGGGACCCTCTCGTTTCCG CTGACAGTTCTGTACATAGTCGCTCAGTTCGGAGGGGCTCTCTGTGGCTACGGTCTTCTGCGCGCCGTCACGCCGTGGAAATACTATCAGCGGGCCCTAGAATACGGGGAAGGCCACTGCGTTACTGCCCCGCACGAAAGCATCTCGACAGGTGAAGCACTTGCCGTCGAGATACTATTAACTGGCATACTGGTGTGGACCAACTGTGGTATATGGGATCCACGGAACAAGCGGGATACTGACTCCGTGCCGATCAAGTTTGCCTTACTTATTGCGGGGCTTTCCATCGCCGGAGGTCCAATAACCGGAGCAAGTATGAACCCGGCCCGCTCTTTGGCGCCTGCCGTATGGAATTGTAACTACGATGGACTGTGG ATCTACTTTGCTGGACCGACGATCGGCGCGGTTTTGATGGCGTCTATTTATCGGTACATTTTTTGGCAGGAGCACAACGAACCAAATATGATGTCACCGTGCCATTGTCACAGCTCAAATCACGAAACTAGCAATCCGAAAAGTCTACCCTAG
- the LOC131285107 gene encoding aquaporin-like — protein MAHNELPKEQQQQGNDGENPPIGMSHPGKPVLTNNPAYDAFAKFLGEFFGTAILLFLGCMGCLDAFDNVTSTFSRGLIFGFVVMVAIVTFGVVSGAHINPSVSIAAYIYGDLSFVMLLLYFVAQFTGALCGYGLLMGVAPQVYFDEALVGGHGSCVTAPHASLTVGSALAIEFIVTGILVWTCCGVWDPRNAQHQDSVPIKFGLLVGTIAVAAGPATGGSMNPARTLAPCVWNNSYHEIWIYFVGPSLAAVIMPIVYKFVFRKEV, from the exons ATGGCTCATAACGAATTACCGAaagagcagcaacaacaaggaAATGATGGTGAAAACCCGCCTATTGGAATGTCACACCCTGGAAAACCCGTTC TAACAAATAATCCCGCTTATGATGCTTTTGCTAAATTTTTGGGAGAGTTTTTTGGCACCGCAATCCTCCTGTTTCTTGGCTGCATGGGCTGTTTGGACGCATTTGACAACGTAACATCTACCTTCTCTCGAGGGCTCATCTTTGGATTCGTCGTGATGGTCGCAATCGTTACGTTTGGTGTCGTTTCCGGAGCTCACATTAACCCGTCAGTATCAATTGCCGCGTACATTTACGGAGATCTATCATTCGTG ATGCTTTTGCTGTACTTTGTGGCCCAGTTCACCGGTGCATTGTGTGGTTATGGACTACTTATGGGTGTAGCTCCTCAAGTATACTTTGACGAAGCGCTTGTCGGTGGTCACGGAAGCTGCGTCACGGCCCCTCACGCGAGCCTTACGGTCGGAAGTGCGTTGGCGATCGAGTTTATTGTGACGGGGATACTCGTATGGACCTGCTGTGGTGTCTGGGATCCCCGTAACGCTCAGCACCAGGATTCGGTTCCGATCAAGTTCGGGCTGCTCGTGGGCACGATAGCTGTTGCTGCCGGACCAGCCACAGGAGGCAGTATGAACCCTGCGAGAACACTAGCGCCGTGCGTCTGGAATAATAGTTATCATGAAATATGG ATTTACTTCGTTGGTCCATCATTGGCGGCTGTTATCATGCCAATTGTCTACAAATTTGTATTCCGTAAAGAAGTGTAG